Proteins from a genomic interval of Mesorhizobium shangrilense:
- a CDS encoding family 16 glycosylhydrolase, whose product MATVLNAKGVPLPYSGSSVNHFSATNSGPQLFGSARNDSLWGDSRVNVTMFGGSGDDIYHLYSSINRASEQPGGGIDTVETWMSYTLPENIENLVVTGHGRYAIGNADNNIISGGSGRQTIDGGLGDDVLKGGTGPDIFIFAAGTGSDLILDFESHDTVRLNGYGFSSFEEVRANMVQSGADVRLDLGHGEELVFANANVGQFTASHFKLSLDRSDLTLSFADEFDALSLRYGASGTWDTNFWWGAKNGSSLTSNGEKQWYIDHEYGPTSSVKPFSVQDGVLTITAARAPEAIRPHINNYEYTSGLLTTKESFSQTYGYFEIRADMPDNHGVWPAFWLLPADGSWPPELDVVEMRGQDPHTVQVSAHSMETGSRTTVGSAVNVPDTEGFHTYGLLWTEDQLVWYFDDVEVFRADTPDDMHEPMYMLVNLAVGGVAGTPKDGLATPAEMQVDYIRAYQLDDADILSDPGRIAATLGNSADWWM is encoded by the coding sequence ATGGCCACCGTCCTCAACGCCAAAGGCGTGCCTCTTCCCTACAGCGGTTCGTCGGTCAATCATTTTTCGGCGACGAACTCCGGTCCGCAGCTTTTCGGCAGCGCCAGGAACGACTCCCTGTGGGGTGACAGCCGCGTGAACGTCACGATGTTCGGTGGTTCCGGCGACGACATCTACCACCTCTATTCCAGTATCAACCGGGCTTCGGAACAGCCTGGCGGCGGCATCGATACCGTCGAGACGTGGATGAGCTACACGCTGCCCGAAAACATCGAAAACCTCGTCGTCACCGGCCACGGGCGCTATGCCATCGGCAACGCGGACAACAACATCATCAGCGGTGGCTCCGGCCGGCAGACCATCGACGGCGGCTTGGGCGACGACGTGTTGAAGGGCGGAACCGGCCCCGACATCTTCATCTTCGCGGCGGGCACCGGAAGCGATCTGATCCTCGATTTCGAGAGCCACGACACCGTTCGCCTGAACGGCTACGGATTCAGCTCATTCGAGGAAGTCAGGGCCAACATGGTGCAGTCCGGCGCCGATGTGCGGCTCGACCTCGGGCATGGCGAGGAACTGGTGTTTGCGAACGCGAACGTCGGGCAGTTCACGGCGAGCCATTTCAAGCTCAGCCTCGACCGGTCCGACCTCACCTTGTCCTTTGCCGACGAGTTCGACGCGCTCAGCCTTCGGTACGGTGCCAGCGGCACCTGGGACACCAATTTCTGGTGGGGCGCGAAGAACGGCAGCTCGCTGACCTCTAACGGTGAAAAGCAATGGTACATCGACCATGAGTATGGTCCGACGAGTTCCGTCAAGCCGTTCAGCGTCCAGGACGGCGTGCTGACGATCACCGCCGCGCGGGCTCCGGAAGCGATCCGGCCCCATATCAACAACTACGAATACACATCGGGCCTGCTGACGACGAAGGAATCCTTCTCCCAGACCTACGGCTATTTCGAGATCCGCGCCGACATGCCGGACAATCACGGTGTCTGGCCGGCATTCTGGCTGTTACCGGCGGATGGCTCCTGGCCGCCGGAGCTCGATGTCGTGGAAATGCGGGGGCAGGATCCGCACACGGTCCAGGTCTCGGCCCATTCCATGGAGACCGGCAGCCGCACCACGGTCGGATCGGCCGTCAACGTGCCGGACACCGAAGGTTTCCACACCTACGGCCTGCTTTGGACGGAGGACCAGCTCGTCTGGTATTTCGACGATGTCGAGGTGTTTCGTGCCGACACGCCGGACGACATGCACGAGCCGATGTACATGCTGGTCAACCTGGCCGTCGGAGGGGTGGCCGGAACGCCCAAGGACGGGCTGGCGACGCCCGCTGAAATGCAGGTCGACTATATCCGCGCCTATCAGCTGGACGATGCGGACATTTTGTCTGATCCCGGCCGAATCGCCGCGACTTTGGGAAACAGCGCGGATTGGTGGATGTAG
- a CDS encoding amino acid ABC transporter permease/ATP-binding protein yields the protein MTFDWNYALSLFWSKDFWWATLLVVELSLLSWILSVILGFIIALARQSPVWAIRQVASAYTWFFRSLPLLVLLIFVYNLPQAFPSTGALLSVPFVAGLIALVLSETAYIAEIHRGALLAVGKGQYEAGHVLGLSKLGLQRLIVIPQALRIALPALGNEYISIVKLTSLVSVISLAEILLVGQRYYTQNFLVMETMLAVAFYYVLIVTVFDSLLKYLERHLDFSRKQTALSDAEWKGPPIARSKAHQECSAGPAIRLQNGEKRFGANVVFSGIDLAVDHGEVISIIGPSGSGKTTLIRTLNGLETLQKGVVYLRGKAFLAGSEQTLDVPLENGAERKLELGMVFQSFNLFPHKTVLQNVMLGPLYHKRGSTQEVEAAAKAILAQVGMLAHANKYPHQLSGGQQQRVAIARALAMEPSVLLFDEPTSALDPETVGEVLKIMADLAKSGRTMVIVTHEMKFALEVSDRVIFMERGNIQFNGSPAELRDRLTHGDRLSEFVRL from the coding sequence ATGACTTTTGACTGGAACTACGCACTCAGCCTGTTTTGGAGCAAGGACTTCTGGTGGGCGACCCTCCTCGTCGTCGAACTCAGCCTGCTCAGCTGGATCTTGAGCGTCATCCTCGGCTTCATAATCGCATTGGCGCGGCAGTCGCCGGTTTGGGCGATCCGCCAGGTGGCGTCCGCCTATACGTGGTTCTTCCGCAGTCTTCCCCTCCTGGTGTTGCTGATATTCGTCTACAACCTGCCGCAGGCATTCCCGTCGACCGGAGCGCTGCTTTCAGTTCCCTTCGTTGCCGGACTGATCGCACTTGTGCTCAGTGAAACGGCCTACATCGCAGAGATTCATCGCGGAGCTCTGCTTGCCGTCGGCAAGGGGCAGTACGAAGCCGGGCACGTCCTGGGCCTGTCGAAGCTTGGCCTTCAGCGCCTGATTGTCATCCCGCAAGCGCTGCGGATAGCCCTGCCCGCGCTCGGCAACGAATACATCTCGATCGTAAAGCTGACCTCACTCGTCTCGGTGATCTCGCTCGCTGAGATCCTTCTCGTTGGACAGCGCTATTACACCCAGAACTTTCTGGTCATGGAGACCATGCTGGCGGTGGCGTTCTACTACGTCCTGATCGTCACGGTCTTCGACAGCCTGTTGAAATACCTGGAACGTCACCTCGATTTTTCCAGAAAACAGACAGCCCTGTCGGACGCGGAGTGGAAGGGGCCCCCCATCGCACGGTCGAAGGCTCACCAGGAATGCTCTGCCGGACCGGCCATCCGGCTGCAAAACGGGGAGAAGCGGTTCGGGGCCAACGTCGTGTTCAGCGGCATCGACCTTGCGGTCGACCACGGCGAGGTCATCTCCATCATCGGGCCTTCCGGCTCTGGGAAGACCACCCTCATCCGTACCCTGAACGGGCTTGAGACGCTGCAAAAGGGCGTTGTCTACCTGCGGGGCAAGGCGTTCCTCGCGGGAAGTGAGCAGACGCTTGATGTGCCGCTGGAGAACGGCGCGGAGCGGAAACTCGAACTTGGGATGGTATTCCAGAGCTTCAATCTGTTTCCGCACAAGACAGTGCTGCAGAACGTGATGCTGGGCCCGCTTTATCACAAGCGGGGATCGACGCAGGAAGTCGAGGCCGCGGCGAAGGCGATCCTTGCCCAGGTGGGCATGCTTGCGCACGCCAACAAGTATCCGCACCAGCTTTCCGGCGGTCAGCAACAGCGCGTTGCGATAGCCCGGGCCCTGGCGATGGAGCCTTCAGTACTCTTGTTCGACGAGCCAACCTCGGCGCTTGATCCGGAAACGGTGGGGGAAGTCCTGAAGATCATGGCCGATCTGGCCAAGTCCGGGCGGACCATGGTCATCGTCACGCATGAGATGAAGTTTGCTCTGGAGGTTTCCGACCGCGTGATCTTCATGGAGAGGGGAAACATCCAATTCAATGGTTCGCCCGCGGAGCTGCGGGACCGCCTTACACATGGCGATCGGTTGTCCGAATTCGTCAGGCTGTAG
- a CDS encoding DUF1403 family protein, with protein sequence MCGQPGLAALDRVMHDQPLCSGLWQQRLQLQAGAVACRHLGRTETEQSLRDLWQLRTDGRAVGPAGMVFKAYQALVVQTVGRNNATDLVAPWVADALPADELGWTGARPLLSSELPKRPACAARRPLPGEQEWRDAAALAAAVAAVHAVDIANEVARRAANLETVAGRVRTKQAGAVVKVR encoded by the coding sequence ATTTGCGGCCAGCCCGGGCTGGCCGCGCTCGATCGCGTGATGCACGATCAGCCACTGTGCTCGGGCCTCTGGCAGCAGCGCCTGCAACTGCAGGCGGGCGCTGTCGCCTGCAGGCATCTTGGCCGCACGGAAACCGAGCAGAGCCTGCGCGATCTGTGGCAGCTGCGCACCGACGGCCGCGCCGTCGGACCGGCCGGCATGGTGTTCAAGGCCTACCAGGCGCTGGTGGTGCAGACGGTTGGCCGGAACAATGCCACCGACCTCGTCGCGCCGTGGGTCGCCGATGCGTTGCCGGCCGACGAGCTGGGCTGGACGGGGGCACGGCCGTTGCTGTCGAGCGAGCTGCCAAAGCGGCCCGCCTGCGCCGCGCGGCGGCCGCTTCCCGGGGAGCAGGAATGGCGGGATGCCGCCGCGCTGGCAGCGGCGGTGGCTGCGGTGCACGCCGTCGATATCGCCAACGAGGTGGCGCGGCGGGCCGCCAATTTGGAGACGGTGGCGGGGCGGGTCCGGACCAAACAGGCCGGGGCCGTCGTCAAGGTACGTTGA
- a CDS encoding transporter substrate-binding domain-containing protein — MRLNFDTLLNRLATGAFAVAMAASMADLAQAEDVKTISLGVLQIGSDQVYPPYDYVENGETKGLDADVMALIAPELGLEAKFIDTRFANLISGLQANRYDVIASALYVTAARAKVVDYVPYAKTGGSLVVRSDDTFAPKTPADLCGKRVGNLKGAAWVPQLQNASDTDCASSPMQIQEYATSAEAAQALLSRGVDVVFDDAGVSKAAVIASGERLKITSDEILFPVVIGLGVKKGNVELKNALEHKLNELVASGAYDEILKKYNLGMPSAEEIATSLSN; from the coding sequence ATGAGATTGAATTTCGATACACTTCTCAATCGCCTGGCGACGGGAGCCTTTGCCGTGGCGATGGCGGCGAGCATGGCGGATCTTGCTCAAGCAGAGGACGTGAAGACGATCAGCCTCGGAGTTCTGCAGATCGGCTCCGACCAGGTCTACCCACCGTACGACTATGTCGAGAACGGGGAAACGAAAGGTCTCGATGCCGACGTAATGGCGCTGATCGCCCCCGAACTCGGGCTCGAGGCCAAGTTCATCGATACCCGTTTTGCGAACCTCATCTCCGGCCTCCAGGCGAACCGGTACGATGTCATCGCGTCGGCGCTCTACGTGACCGCCGCTCGCGCCAAGGTCGTCGACTATGTTCCCTATGCCAAGACCGGCGGATCGCTGGTCGTCAGGAGCGACGACACTTTCGCGCCCAAAACACCGGCAGATCTGTGCGGAAAGCGGGTGGGCAATCTCAAGGGCGCCGCCTGGGTCCCGCAGTTGCAGAACGCGTCGGATACCGACTGCGCGTCGAGCCCGATGCAGATCCAAGAGTATGCAACATCGGCGGAAGCCGCCCAGGCACTGCTGTCCCGCGGTGTGGATGTCGTTTTCGACGACGCCGGGGTTTCCAAGGCCGCCGTCATTGCATCCGGCGAACGGCTGAAGATCACATCTGACGAGATCCTCTTTCCGGTGGTGATCGGACTGGGTGTGAAGAAGGGCAACGTCGAACTGAAGAATGCACTTGAGCACAAGCTAAACGAACTGGTCGCCTCCGGCGCCTACGACGAAATTCTCAAGAAATACAATCTTGGGATGCCCTCTGCTGAGGAAATCGCGACATCACTTTCAAATTGA
- a CDS encoding SMC-Scp complex subunit ScpB: MRDRPYEMVAVAGGWQHRTRPRLAGAIRALGITAVVGELSQHESLVLMAVADFQPVTRGELRRIFCKEVSRDTIAALPAIAGSRPGRAARSRARPTLM; the protein is encoded by the coding sequence TTGCGGGACCGCCCCTACGAGATGGTGGCGGTGGCTGGCGGTTGGCAGCATCGGACGCGGCCGCGCTTGGCGGGCGCGATCCGCGCCTTGGGGATCACGGCGGTGGTTGGGGAGCTGTCGCAGCACGAAAGCCTGGTGCTGATGGCCGTTGCCGATTTCCAGCCGGTGACGCGCGGCGAACTGAGGCGCATCTTTTGCAAGGAGGTCAGCCGCGACACCATCGCCGCGTTGCCGGCGATAGCCGGATCGAGGCCGGGCCGCGCAGCCCGCAGCCGTGCGCGCCCTACGCTTATGTGA
- a CDS encoding acyltransferase family protein, with translation MTRSAFFLAPDDTAAPVGKEISDRIKIARTLCIFFMTFVHVQPGIAENVYDRDAGFFDIVYFILTRLMGLSSVSLLSIVSGYFIVSSLLKVGAIPLFVSKFKTLVVPLFAWNLLMLLLLAAYGVMSGNWRDFPELSAGGLANALFAITEWPLVVPLWFLRDLFVCCLFAPILYLGLRRAPVATLLLLVAFTLFGENLHILQRPQLMLFFGLGMWLRIGGFRGDAIDRAAGFLTIGLVVMAAIFLTIRIERILLSEMDETLRLTLDTLLRVTMAAGFWKMTELIRRSALSELFTRLEPYTFFLFCSHAILFNFAGIIFRRVFGNYGSDLFPVTFFVLPCLAVLAAVIGLGVANRSAILAFLFNAGHRLRARPAATRERVAA, from the coding sequence GTGACCAGAAGTGCCTTTTTTCTCGCGCCCGACGACACGGCAGCGCCGGTCGGGAAAGAGATATCGGACCGCATCAAGATCGCGCGCACGCTCTGCATCTTCTTCATGACCTTCGTGCACGTCCAGCCGGGCATCGCCGAGAATGTCTATGACCGTGACGCCGGCTTCTTCGACATCGTCTACTTCATCCTGACGCGCCTGATGGGACTGAGTTCGGTCTCCCTGCTCAGCATCGTGTCCGGCTATTTCATCGTTTCGAGCCTGCTCAAGGTTGGCGCGATCCCGTTGTTCGTCTCCAAGTTCAAGACGCTCGTGGTGCCTCTGTTCGCCTGGAACCTCCTGATGCTGTTGCTGCTTGCGGCCTATGGCGTGATGTCCGGCAACTGGCGGGATTTTCCCGAACTCAGCGCGGGCGGCCTGGCAAATGCGCTTTTTGCCATCACCGAATGGCCGCTCGTCGTGCCGCTATGGTTCCTGCGGGACCTGTTCGTCTGCTGCCTGTTTGCGCCGATTCTCTATCTGGGGTTGCGCCGCGCTCCGGTCGCGACCCTGCTGCTGCTGGTCGCCTTCACGCTGTTCGGCGAAAATCTCCACATCCTGCAAAGGCCGCAACTGATGCTGTTCTTCGGGCTCGGCATGTGGCTGCGAATCGGCGGCTTCCGCGGGGATGCGATCGACCGCGCTGCTGGATTTCTCACCATCGGCCTCGTCGTCATGGCGGCGATCTTCCTGACGATCCGCATCGAGCGCATCTTGCTGTCGGAGATGGACGAAACGCTCCGGCTGACGCTCGACACGCTGCTGCGCGTGACGATGGCGGCGGGCTTCTGGAAAATGACCGAACTCATCCGGCGGTCGGCGCTTTCCGAACTGTTCACGCGGTTGGAGCCGTACACGTTCTTCCTGTTCTGCAGCCATGCGATCCTGTTCAACTTCGCCGGCATCATCTTCCGGCGCGTCTTCGGCAACTACGGCTCGGATCTGTTCCCGGTCACCTTCTTCGTGCTGCCCTGCCTTGCCGTGCTCGCGGCGGTCATCGGGCTTGGCGTTGCAAACCGGTCCGCAATCCTTGCTTTCCTGTTCAATGCCGGCCATCGCCTTCGGGCCCGTCCGGCCGCCACGAGGGAAAGGGTCGCAGCATAG
- a CDS encoding DUF1403 family protein: MSQLKPILSDRAARRLLDRLVALGGVRELSGRPIFRIYGL, translated from the coding sequence GTGTCGCAGCTGAAGCCGATCTTGTCTGATCGCGCCGCGCGGCGGCTCCTTGACCGACTGGTGGCGCTCGGCGGGGTGCGGGAGTTGTCGGGCCGGCCAATCTTCCGGATTTACGGGCTTTAA
- a CDS encoding Lrp/AsnC family transcriptional regulator, translating to MSQNHRSTIDNFDLKILQIVQTDSQLPQREVAERVGLSTPAVARRLSSLRDRGVIKKEIAVLDEAAVGRPLTIVVEITTENERLDLLDEMKRRFLSCTQVLQCYYVTGETDFILIVNVKDMTEYTELTRQLFFEGGNVKSFRTCVTMETVKAHGPIPL from the coding sequence ATGAGCCAGAATCACAGATCCACCATCGACAACTTCGATCTCAAGATTCTCCAGATCGTTCAGACGGACAGCCAACTGCCGCAACGTGAGGTGGCGGAGCGAGTGGGGCTGTCCACGCCCGCGGTCGCAAGAAGGCTCTCCAGCCTGCGTGACCGCGGAGTCATCAAAAAGGAGATCGCGGTTCTCGATGAAGCCGCTGTGGGGCGACCGCTCACCATTGTCGTGGAGATCACGACCGAGAATGAGAGGCTCGACCTGCTCGACGAAATGAAACGCAGGTTCCTGAGCTGTACGCAGGTGCTCCAATGCTACTACGTTACCGGCGAGACCGATTTCATACTAATCGTCAATGTCAAGGATATGACCGAGTATACCGAGCTGACGCGGCAGCTGTTTTTTGAAGGCGGCAACGTAAAGAGCTTTCGAACCTGTGTCACGATGGAGACTGTCAAAGCACATGGCCCCATCCCGCTATAG
- a CDS encoding diaminopropionate ammonia-lyase, translated as MGTHVPATVRPFLSLWGEVSETPMHTLPEIAKAVDVGAVFIKDEGLRLNAGSFKSLGGAYAVMVLVKGLLEKHLGEEVRVAQLLSPTAREFAKTVTVCCATDGNHGRSVAAGARLLGCRSVIFVHAGVSEARARAIGADEIVQIEGSYDDSVDASKRVSKENGWLLVSDTSWPGYERVPSLVAQGYTVLAEEALRQISELGSEPPTHVFLQAGVGGFASSIAGFLSEALAPQKIVTAIVEPDRAACLYESAKVKKLVSTTPSEPTIMAMLECYRPSLIAWRILSKVAAGFIAVTEENAREAMRRLAFREGHGQSIVAGESGAAGLAGLMAVATDPDARRVFGMDAKSRVLLINTETATDPGSYRDIVGRLPQDIG; from the coding sequence GTGGGAACACACGTTCCGGCGACCGTGCGGCCATTCCTGTCGCTATGGGGCGAGGTGAGCGAGACACCAATGCATACGCTGCCCGAAATTGCGAAGGCGGTGGACGTCGGCGCCGTCTTTATCAAGGACGAAGGGTTGCGTCTCAATGCCGGCAGCTTCAAGTCGCTTGGTGGCGCCTATGCCGTCATGGTCCTCGTCAAGGGATTGCTCGAAAAGCACTTGGGGGAGGAGGTGCGGGTTGCACAGCTTCTGTCGCCCACGGCGAGGGAGTTCGCCAAGACGGTCACCGTCTGCTGTGCCACCGATGGAAACCATGGACGCTCGGTTGCTGCCGGGGCCAGGCTGCTCGGCTGCAGATCTGTCATCTTCGTACATGCTGGCGTCAGCGAAGCGCGAGCGCGTGCCATCGGTGCTGACGAAATCGTTCAAATCGAGGGATCCTATGACGACTCGGTCGACGCCTCGAAGCGGGTGAGCAAAGAGAACGGTTGGCTGCTCGTGTCCGATACCTCGTGGCCGGGTTATGAACGGGTCCCAAGCCTGGTCGCACAGGGCTACACTGTTCTGGCGGAGGAAGCGCTCAGGCAGATCTCGGAACTTGGGTCCGAGCCCCCCACCCACGTCTTCCTGCAGGCGGGCGTTGGCGGATTCGCCAGCAGTATTGCCGGTTTCCTGTCCGAGGCGCTGGCCCCCCAAAAGATCGTGACGGCAATCGTTGAGCCCGACCGCGCCGCCTGCCTCTATGAGAGCGCAAAGGTCAAGAAGCTTGTCAGCACAACGCCATCGGAGCCGACCATCATGGCCATGCTCGAGTGCTACAGGCCGTCCCTGATCGCCTGGCGTATTCTCAGCAAGGTCGCAGCCGGCTTCATCGCCGTGACGGAAGAAAACGCCCGTGAGGCGATGCGCAGGCTGGCGTTTCGCGAAGGACACGGGCAGTCGATCGTCGCCGGCGAAAGTGGGGCTGCCGGCTTGGCTGGGCTGATGGCGGTGGCGACCGATCCAGATGCCCGGCGCGTCTTCGGGATGGACGCCAAGAGCCGTGTGCTCCTGATCAACACCGAAACCGCGACCGATCCCGGTTCCTATCGAGACATAGTCGGGCGTCTGCCGCAGGACATCGGCTGA
- a CDS encoding M24 family metallopeptidase, whose protein sequence is MRAGPARANTRYPKETELPEQLKSPQRGFTPAEFERRVARAQKIMRDHRLDALFVTAPPNIRYFTGFDSQFWESPTRPWFVVVPLEGAPIAVIPEIGAPEMALTWVKDIRTWPAPFPEDDGISLLKSTIEALPRRFGRIGAEMGREMALRMPVSDFLKLRDGLGSSIEDGSPCLWQIRMVKTEAEIAHIHYICQIASDAYEALPSQISVGESEREAVRKLRIDIARRGADATPFMPAISGLGGVPQIVCGPHDRQLETGDILFIDTGSTFDGYFCDFDRNYAIGKVSSEAERVHEALWLATEAGIAAAVPGATTDDVFRAMSRIIEDAGAIGNNVGRLGHGLGLQLTEPPSHRIGDGTVIVENMVLTIEPGMEYAPGKMIVHEENIVVTRDGSRLLTKRAPRELPIIR, encoded by the coding sequence ATGCGTGCCGGCCCGGCGCGCGCCAACACCCGCTACCCGAAGGAGACCGAATTGCCAGAACAACTCAAGAGTCCACAGCGCGGCTTCACGCCGGCGGAATTCGAGCGCCGCGTCGCTCGAGCTCAAAAGATCATGCGTGATCATCGGCTTGACGCCCTGTTTGTCACGGCTCCTCCGAACATCCGCTATTTCACCGGATTTGATAGCCAGTTCTGGGAAAGCCCTACACGGCCCTGGTTCGTCGTCGTGCCGCTTGAAGGTGCGCCGATCGCCGTGATTCCTGAGATTGGCGCGCCAGAGATGGCGTTGACCTGGGTGAAGGACATCCGCACGTGGCCGGCGCCGTTTCCCGAGGACGACGGCATCTCCCTGTTGAAGTCGACTATCGAGGCGCTTCCGCGCAGGTTCGGGCGCATCGGCGCTGAAATGGGACGCGAGATGGCCTTGCGGATGCCGGTGTCTGACTTCCTGAAGCTACGCGATGGTTTGGGGTCGTCGATCGAGGACGGGTCGCCATGCCTCTGGCAGATCCGAATGGTCAAGACAGAGGCCGAAATCGCCCATATCCACTACATCTGCCAGATCGCAAGCGACGCCTATGAAGCGCTTCCGTCGCAGATCTCCGTGGGCGAAAGCGAGCGTGAGGCGGTTCGCAAGCTCCGCATCGACATTGCCCGCCGAGGCGCCGACGCAACTCCCTTTATGCCCGCGATCTCCGGTCTCGGAGGCGTGCCCCAGATCGTCTGCGGCCCGCACGATCGGCAGCTTGAAACCGGCGATATCCTGTTCATCGACACCGGGTCGACCTTCGACGGCTATTTCTGCGACTTCGACCGCAACTATGCGATCGGCAAGGTTTCCAGTGAAGCAGAACGCGTTCACGAAGCCCTCTGGCTGGCGACCGAAGCCGGCATTGCGGCGGCGGTGCCGGGCGCGACGACCGACGATGTCTTCCGCGCAATGTCGAGGATCATCGAGGACGCCGGCGCCATCGGCAACAACGTTGGTCGCCTGGGCCACGGGCTGGGCCTGCAACTGACCGAGCCGCCCTCGCATAGGATCGGCGACGGCACCGTGATCGTCGAGAACATGGTTCTGACGATCGAGCCCGGCATGGAGTACGCGCCCGGCAAAATGATCGTCCATGAGGAGAATATCGTCGTGACACGCGACGGTTCCCGTCTGCTTACCAAAAGGGCGCCGCGAGAATTGCCGATCATCCGATAG
- a CDS encoding Zn-dependent hydrolase yields MVNLAIDGKRMLDRLSKLGDLGRDADGQLTRLAGTDADKLGRDCLVQWCRAAGLDVQIDRVGNIIAIWQTDENSGMAPIMLGSHIDTVIGAGKLDGCYGVIAGLEVIETLKQAGVSTGRPLAVCAFTNEEGVRFAPDMMGSLVYAGGLAVDDALDSVGIDGPTLMSELERIGYLGAREPGFLRPFAYLELHIEQGPILEAEGIAIGAVSDVQGICWKRLTICGQANHAGTTPMSLRRDPGIGAARIISYLHERASAIDSGFVVTVGSVRFEPDAINVIPSSAVLTVDLRSPDEDVLKREDGALEIFAREMAAESHLGVELLTLVRTTPVAFDEGLVDLVERTAKARGLSCRRIVSGAGHDAQTMAVIAPSAMIFVPSIGGISHNALEFTPDDSLVAGANVLLDSVLNLDHSACRDQPG; encoded by the coding sequence ATCGTGAATCTCGCGATTGATGGAAAACGCATGCTCGATCGCCTCAGCAAGCTTGGCGATCTAGGACGAGATGCTGACGGCCAGCTCACAAGGCTGGCGGGCACGGACGCCGACAAGCTCGGACGCGATTGCCTTGTTCAATGGTGCAGGGCCGCGGGGCTCGATGTGCAGATCGATCGCGTCGGGAACATCATTGCCATCTGGCAAACCGATGAGAACAGCGGCATGGCGCCGATCATGCTTGGCTCGCACATCGATACTGTGATCGGGGCCGGCAAACTCGACGGCTGCTACGGGGTCATCGCCGGCCTCGAGGTGATTGAGACTCTGAAACAAGCAGGTGTTTCGACAGGTAGACCCCTCGCCGTTTGCGCTTTCACCAACGAAGAAGGCGTTCGTTTCGCGCCGGACATGATGGGATCCCTCGTCTATGCAGGAGGATTGGCGGTCGACGACGCCTTGGACTCCGTGGGCATCGACGGTCCGACTCTTATGTCGGAGCTGGAACGCATCGGCTACCTCGGAGCACGTGAACCGGGCTTTCTACGGCCATTTGCCTACCTCGAACTCCACATCGAACAGGGGCCAATCCTGGAAGCGGAAGGCATCGCTATCGGCGCGGTTTCCGACGTACAGGGAATATGCTGGAAACGTCTGACCATCTGCGGTCAAGCCAACCACGCAGGAACCACGCCAATGTCGCTGCGTCGCGATCCTGGCATCGGCGCGGCCCGTATCATCAGCTACCTGCACGAGCGCGCCTCCGCGATCGATTCAGGTTTCGTCGTCACCGTGGGCTCGGTGCGTTTCGAACCAGATGCGATCAATGTGATCCCGTCCAGTGCAGTGCTCACGGTCGATCTGCGCAGTCCGGATGAGGACGTGCTCAAGCGTGAGGATGGCGCTCTGGAGATATTCGCAAGGGAAATGGCAGCTGAGAGCCATCTTGGCGTTGAGCTTCTGACGCTGGTCCGAACGACGCCTGTCGCCTTTGACGAGGGCCTCGTAGACCTGGTCGAACGCACGGCGAAGGCACGCGGCCTTTCCTGCCGACGCATAGTCTCAGGTGCGGGCCATGATGCACAGACGATGGCGGTCATCGCGCCATCCGCTATGATCTTTGTCCCCAGCATTGGTGGCATCAGTCACAACGCGCTGGAGTTCACGCCCGACGACAGCCTCGTCGCCGGGGCCAATGTCCTGCTGGATAGCGTGTTGAATTTGGATCATTCTGCGTGTCGGGATCAACCCGGCTGA